A single window of Nicotiana tomentosiformis chromosome 1, ASM39032v3, whole genome shotgun sequence DNA harbors:
- the LOC138908126 gene encoding uncharacterized protein produces MENQVADHLSRLEGAEKKVEVEEIVDTFPDERMLATSLEVVPWYADIANYLASNIIPCDFSSVQNKKEVEMFDLWGIDFMGPFVNSYGNKYILVAVDYMSKWVEVVALPTNDAKGIIGFLRKNIFTWFGTPRAIISDGGN; encoded by the exons ATGGAGaaccaagtggctgatcacttgtctagGTTGGAAGGAGCAGAGAAGAAGGTTGAGGTGGAAGAGATTGTGGATACTTTCCCGGATGAACGAATGTTAGCTACGAGCCTTGAGGTAGtgccatggtatgcagacattgcaaactacctggcgaGCAATATTATCCCCTGTGACTTTTCCTCTGTTCAAAATAAAAAG GAGGTGGAAATGTTTGACCTATGGggaattgatttcatgggaccttTCGTCAACTCATATGGCAACAAGTACATACTTGTAGCAGTGGACTATATGTCAAAATGGGTGGAAGTTGTGGCActccctacaaatgatgcaaagggaatcattggttttttgagaaagaatatattcacctggtttggcactccaagggcaaTAATCAGTGATGGAGGCAATTAA